A genomic stretch from Setaria viridis chromosome 1, Setaria_viridis_v4.0, whole genome shotgun sequence includes:
- the LOC117849194 gene encoding RGS1-HXK1-interacting protein 1, with the protein MADAPTSSGGSPAPPPPLPEIGSISSMVASSAASAAAAAADFTRWAETFSTEKADAAKAALASAATIATSSACAAASASSTAASSAYAAASDLTLIAKEELEWVKKEYSTHEQMVFGKIKEGVIMAIMHPGIAAGSATLAGIVLFKRPRSYLIQRVRRMFVSKETLLSGIQAEVNHMRQTVNLVSNESQKLMDRAATAEKRFQKGWNTLREEGRAIQHELNEISDIEQQAVGLKGILDQLPRAHASEFQSEISGLASQVKKEKRVLNAALSKIVNYGVPI; encoded by the exons ATGGCCGACGCGCCCACCAGCTCCGGCGGCtctccggccccgccgccaccgctgccggagATCGGCTCCATCTCCTCCATggtcgcctcctccgccgcctccgccgcggcggccgccgctgaCTTCACCCGCTGGGCCGAGACCTTCAGCACCGAGAAGGCCGACGCCGCCAAGGCTGCCctagcctccgccgccaccattgCCACCTCGTCCGCCTGCGCGGCGGCTTCCGCTTcctccacggccgcctcctCAGCCTACGCGGCAGCATCCGACCTCACCCTCATCGCAAAG GAGGAGTTGGAATGGGTAAAGAAGGAGTACTCCACTCACGAACAGATGGTGTTTGGCAAGATCAAAG AGGGCGTCATCATGGCGATAATGCATCCAGGCATTGCTGCAGGCTCTGCAACCCTTGCAGGGATTGTGCTGTTCAAAA GGCCAAGGAGCTACCTTATTCAGCGAGTTCGGCGCATGTTTGTTAGCAAGGAG ACCCTACTTTCTGGCATACAAGCTGAAGTGAATCACATGCGGCAAACTGTGAATCTTGTGTCCAATGAAAGCCAAAAATTGatg GATAGAGCAGCAACCGCAGAGAAAAGATTTCAGAAAGGATGGAATACACTCAG GGAAGAAGGGCGTGCTATTCAACATGAGTTGAACGAGATTAGTGATATTGAACAACAGGCAGTAG GTCTGAAGGGCATTCTTGATCAGCTTCCCAGAGCACATGCATCCGAATTTCAATCAGAG ATATCTGGCCTAGCTTCTCAGGTTAAGAAGGAGAAGCGAGTGCTTAACGCCGCGCTCTCAAAGATTGTAAATTACGGTGTCCCCATCTAA
- the LOC117849202 gene encoding uncharacterized protein translates to MPRDRDEPPAVRVYTVCDESKYLVVRNVPSLGCGDDLANLFGTYGPVEECKPMDAEDCEPYTDVFFIKFSQVSNARFAKRKLDESVFLGNRLQVTYAPHFESLLDTKEKLEVRRKEVLGRIKSSAGRPEGTSQYSLAQGSSSGNHHQMNFNKREYLKTNHASHIEDPRFSHVPSNKDYFPSESMNATVKLVREKLDKIQSGDDNSNAAAASKKPRVDNRRRI, encoded by the exons ATGCCACGCGACCGCGACGAGCCGCCCGCCGTGCGCGTCTACACTGTCTGCGACGAGTCCAA GTACTTGGTCGTGCGCAACGTGCCGTCACTCGGATGCGGCGACGACCTGGCCAATCTCTTCGGGACGTACGGCCCGGTGGAGGA GTGCAAGCCCATGGATGCCGAGGATTGTGAACCCTACACCGACGTCTTCTTCATCAAGTTCTCACAGGTCAGCAACGCCAG GTTTGCAAAGAGGAAGCTCGATGAGTCTGTATTTCTTGGCAACAGGCTCCAGGTGACCTATGCACCTCATTTTGAGAGCCTTCTTGATACCAAGGAGAAACTGGAAGTTAGGAGAAAAGAAGTCCTTGGCCGAATAAAAT CGTCTGCTGGCAGACCTGAAGGGACTTCTCAGTATTCTCTAGCTCAGGGATCATCTAGTGGAAACCACCATCAGATGAATTTCAATAAGAG GGAATATTTGAAGACAAATCATGCATCTCATATTGAAGATCCTCGTTTCAGTCATGTGCCCTCTAACAAG GATTATTTTCCATCTGAGTCAATGAACGCAACTGTAAAGCTAGTCAGAGAGAAGCTTGATAAG ATACAATCTGGTGATGATAACTCCAATGCTGCAGCTGCATCCAAGAAACCAAGGGTAGATAACCGCAGGCGAATTTGA
- the LOC117849141 gene encoding protein transport protein SEC16A homolog: MASSFAPDDQTDADFFDKLVDDDDAPANDAPDAALARDVSDVSLADDDPPAPPPATEAAPPEGGSPKAGAGLHTTVKQVQWASFGGGPDDGADPFADLSGGAAADSFFGSQTLDTSVGTSDHDFFAGNQSLAAQVTDQDFFGGTSTSDQNADGQLQRTGSGAVDSTDPKYFETMYPGWKYDEVTQQWYQVDTSNTTGNAAQVVDNSSQNLQQQQLDASYLQNSAHAGLEPIAEEGSATAGVSSWGQGGASEYPPNMLFYAEYPGWYFDTNTQQWQSLESYQQAAMQAGTTGAVQTAATSGSGAVATSGGTGYNAKQTEDLTVHNQVNQHNSFTNSFAPQSQRQTTDAFGNTVQSESATDNSLTSRFNGFDQHANAETISSFTSQQVAFNTAETVTDHYGGHKSFESSSLQTGYSSSDSQQSSYKAFEPSAGYHAGYKAFEPAMGHQTSHKAFEPSMSNQSGYKAFEPSMSNQSGYKAFEPSTGHRSASKGFMPSTGHQASYKEFETSTGYNTSFKIFEPSSAQHASYMGSQPSSGHQPSNMGFDTSANHQGYGDVNGAVNTQGFVPMQNTYDVQNQANANPQGHLPNSYLSTENSMNFNQQQFLGANAFGHSHHEGRSSAGRPPHALVSFGFGGKLIVMKETSSMATSFNSGNQGDPSGTVSVLNLSEVVLDKVDPSSITNGSALGYFNALCRQHVPGPLVGGSAASKDVNKWLDEMISWYEPSSPEFQRGDTRKLLISLLKILCQHYGKLRSPFGSDQEETDGPEMAVTKLFSSCKRTGVHMGDYGSIVHCMKNIPSEGQMQAVAQEVQNLLVSGRRKEALQCAQGGQLWGPAIILALQLGDQFYVDTVKKMAHSHFVSGSPLRTLCLLIAGQPADVFNVESNVNSDYGTSHQPMEPGPNGMLDDWEENLAIITANRTKGDDLVITHLGDCLWKEKIEVAAAHSCYLVAELNIDSYSESARLCLIGADHLKCPRTFASPEAIQRTEVYEYAKVLGNSQYILLPFQPYKLIYAYMLAEVGKISDSLRYCQASMKVLKASGRAPELEAWKQLFSSLEERIRTHQQGGYGTNLAPAKLVGKIFTSLDKSISRMMGTPSAPLPPLPHGSVNDRESHSVPAAAKFVNSQSVMAMSSLMPSASMQSMTEIADNSGGAGRKIAHNRSVSEPDFGRTSKQGAGSDGTQSSASGSGSSRFGWLGSTLQKTMGFVSKSHRQAKLGDQNKFYYDEKLKRWVEEGAAIPAEEPPLPPPPTKPSFQNGMPDHNLNGPMSGSHAPNGVIEWKSSNSSEQGLGMPPIPPSQNQFSARGRMGVRSRYVDTFNKSGVSGAVPSYNKPAAPSVTPPAGAKFFMPTAAAAADQMMPQPHQAAEIHSETIHQDERSASPPAETSFSSPPPSTQFSAPIASTIHRQSSMDNISTPYQGSGVSSLSNNSSFSRSRAASWSGTYSEQYSAFSGSRSPKGQTMPSPLMPGNPSHSRSNSNSSLQLNGLAEDLHEVEL; the protein is encoded by the exons ATGGCCTCTTCCTTCGCCCCCGACGACCAGACCGACGCcgacttcttcgacaagctcgtcgacgacgacgacgcccccGCCAACGACGCCCCCGACGCCGCGTTGGCTCGCGACGTCTCCGACGTCAGCCTCGCCGACGACGACCCACCTGCCCCGCCACCCGCCACCGAGGCGGCGCCTCCGGAGGGTGGCTCACCCaaggccggcgccggcctccacACCACCGTCAAGCAGGTGCAGTGGGCCTCCTTCGGAGGTGGGCCGGACGATGGCGCTGATCCATTTGCTGATCTCtcgggaggcgccgccgccgacagctTTTTCGGGAGCCAGACCCTCGACACCTCCGTGGGGACCTCGGATCACGACTTCTTCGCCGGGAATCAGAGCTTGGCCGCTCAGGTGACGGATCAGGACTTCTTCGGGGGGACCTCCACCTCCGATCAGAATGCCGACGGGCAGCTCCAGAGGACCGGCAGTGGTGCTGTGGATTCCACAGATCCAAAGTATTTCGAAACCATGTACCCTGGGTGGAAGTATGATGAGGTGACGCAGCAATGGTACCAGGTTGATACTTCCAATACAACCGGGAATGCAGCGCAGGTGGTGGACAATAGCAGTCAGAAtctacagcagcagcagcttgacGCTTCGTACCTGCAGAATTCAGCACATGCAGGGCTTGAGCCGATTGCTGAGGAGGGCTCTGCCACAGCCGGTGTCTCGAGTTGGGGGCAGGGGGGTGCCTCAGAGTACCCACCCAACATGCTCTTCTATGCAGAATACCCAGGTTGGTACTTTGATACCAACACCCAGCAGTGGCAGTCGCTCGAGTCATACCAGCAGGCCGCCATGCAGGCTGGAACAACTGGCGCTGTTCAGACTGCTGCGACTTCCGGTTCTGGTGCTGTTGCGACTTCTGGAGGGACAGGTTATAATGCCAAACAAACTGAGGACCTTACTGTCCACAACCAGGTGAACCAACATAACTCGTTCACGAATAGTTTTGCTCCTCAGAGCCAACGGCAGACAACTGATGCATTTGGTAACACCGTGCAATCTGAAAGTGCCACAGATAACAGCCTGACAAGTAGGTTCAATGGTTTTGACCAACATGCAAATGCTGAGACTATCAGTTCCTTTACAAGCCAACAGGTTGCTTTTAACACAGCTGAAACTGTTACAGATCACTATGGTGGACACAAGAGCTTTGAATCATCAAGTCTTCAGACTGGTTATAGCTCCTCTGACAGTCAACAATCTAGTTACAAGGCGTTTGAACCTTCCGCAGGTTATCATGCCGGTTATAAAGCGTTTGAACCTGCCATGGGTCACCAGACCAGTCACAAAGCGTTTGAACCTTCCATGAGTAACCAGAGTGGTTACAAGGCATTTGAACCTTCCATGAGCAACCAGAGTGGTTACAAGGCATTTGAACCTTCCACGGGTCACCGCAGTGCTTCCAAGGGATTCATGCCTTCCACTGGTCATCAGGCCAGTTACAAAGAATTTGAAACATCTACAGGTTACAATACCAGTTTCAAGATATTTGAACCCTCTTCAGCTCAACATGCTAGTTACATGGGTTCCCAACCTTCTTCAGGTCATCAACCTAGCAACATGGGCTTTGACACTTCTGCAAACCACCAGGGTTATGGTGATGTCAATGGTGCTGTGAATACTCAAGGCTTTGTCCCAATGCAAAATACATATGACGTCCAGAACCAAGCAAATGCAAACCCACAAGGGCACCTGCCAAACAGCTATTTGAGTACTGAGAACTCCATGAACTTTAATCAGCAACAATTTCTGGGAGCAAATGCCTTCGGCCACTCCCATCATGAAGGGAGGTCATCGGCTGGACGACCACCACATGCTCTCGTTTCTTTTGGGTTTGGAGGGAAGCTTATAGTCATGAAGGAAACCAGCTCAATGGCCACAAGCTTTAACAGTGGAAATCAG GGCGACCCTAGCGGCACAGTGTCAGTTCTTAATCTATCGGAGGTGGTTTTAGATAAAGTTGATCCTTCAAGTATCACTAATGGCAGTGCACTTGGTTACTTCAATGCTTTATGCCGTCAACATGTTCCTGGTCCTCTAGTCGGTGGAAGTGCTGCATCAAAGGATGTAAATAAGTGGCTTGATGAGATGATTTCATGGTATGAACCTTCCTCCCCTGAATTCCAGAGAGGTGATACTCGCAAGTTGCTTATTTCATTGCTGAAGATACTGTGTCAGCACTATGGAAAACTTCGTTCACCTTTTGGGTCTGACCAAGAG GAGACAGATGGCCCAGAAATGGCAGTAACTAAGCTATTTTCTTCCTGCAAGAGAACTGGTGTTCATATGGGAGATTATGGATCCATTGTTCACTGCATGAAAAATATTCCTTCCGAAGGCCAGATGCAG GCTGTTGCCCAAGAGGTCCAAAATCTTCTAGTTTCTGGGAGAAGAAAAGAGGCCCTTCAGTGTGCCCAAGGAGGTCAACTTTGGGGACCTGCGATCATACTGGCTTTACAGCTTGGTGATCAG TTTTATGTGGATACAGTGAAGAAAATGGCTCACTCCCATTTTGTATCTGGGTCACCTCTGCGAACCCTATGCCTTCTCATTGCTGGACAACCTGCAGATGTTTTCAATGTTGAGAGCAATGTCAACAGCGACTATGGTACATCCCATCAACCTATGGAG CCTGGTCCTAATGGTATGTTGGATGATTGGGAGGAGAATTTGGCTATTATTACTGCAAACAGGACAAAAGGTGATGATCTAGTAATTACACATCTTGGTGATTGCCTTTGGAAAGAGAAAATTGAG GTTGCAGCTGCTCATTCATGCTATTTAGTTGCTGAACTAAATATTGATTCGTACTCGGAAAGTGCAAGGTTATGCCTCATTGGTGCAGACCACTTGAAATGTCCTCGAACGTTCGCCAGCCCTGAAGCCATTCAG AGGACAGAGGTATATGAATACGCAAAGGTGCTTGGTAATTCTCAGTATATTCTGCTACCCTTTCAGCCATATAAGCTGATATATGCATACATGCTTGCGGAAGTGGGGAAGATTTCTGATTCTTTGAG GTATTGCCAAGCGTCTATGAAGGTGCTGAAAGCCTCTGGCCGTGCCCCTGAATTGGAGGCATGGAAACAATTATTTTCTTCTCTCGAGGAGAGGATACGCACTCACCAGCAG GGTGGATATGGTACAAATCTTGCCCCAGCAAAACTAGTTGGGAAGATTTTCACCTCACTTGATAAATCTATATCCCGCATGATGGGTACACCATCTGCACCACTTCCACCACTGCCACATGGATCTGTTAATGATAGAGAGAGCCACTCTGTGCCTGCAGCTGCAAAATTTGTAAATAGCCAATCGGTAATGGCCATGTCATCGTTAATGCCATCTGCTTCAATGCAGTCGATGACTGAGATAGCAGACAATAGTGGTGGCGCTGGCAGGAAAATTGCACACAACAGAAGTGTTTCTGAGCCAGACTTTGGCAGAACATCAAAACAG GGTGCTGGATCAGATGGCACACAGAGCAGTGCATCAGGATCTGGCAGTTCTCGGTTTGGTTGGTTAGGCTCCACACTGCAGAAGACTATGGGATTTGTGTCAAAATCCCATCGCCAG GCAAAATTAGGGGACCAGAACAAGTTTTATTATGATGAGAAGTTGAAGCGGTGGGTGGAAGAAGGTGCTGCAATTCCTGCTGAGGagcctcctctacctccacctCCAACAAAACCATCATTCCAAAATGGTATGCCAGACCATAACTTGAATGGCCCCATGAGTGGAAGCCATGCTCCCAATGGAGTCATCGAATGGAAATCCTCAAATTCTTCAGAGCAAGGTTTGGGGATGCCACCAATTCCACCTAGCCAAAACCAGTTTTCTGCTCGTGGACGGATGGGTGTCCGGTCCAG ATATGTGGACACATTCAATAAGTCAGGTGTATCTGGAGCAGTTCCATCGTATAACAAACCTGCTGCTCCATCCGTGACACCGCCAGCAGGTGCCAAGTTCTTCATGCCgactgcagcagctgctgcagacCAGATGATGCCACAGCCACACCAAGCAGCAGAGATACACAGTGAAACCATCCATCAGGATGAGCGGTCAGCCTCACCACCAGCAGAAACATCATTTTCTTCGCCCCCACCATCGACACAATTTTCCGCACCAATTGCATCAACAATTCATCGGCAATCGAGTATGGACAACATCTCCACCCCATACCAGGGTTCCGGGGTGTCATCATTAAGCAACAACAGCTCATTCTCAAGATCACGAGCCGCGTCCTGGAGTGGAACATACTCTGAGCAGTATAGTGCTTTCTCTGGCTCTAGATCACCCAAAGGACAGACCATGCCTTCACCACTCATGCCCGGGAATCCATCACACAGCCGTTCCAACAGCAACTCATCTTTGCAGTTGAACGGATTGGCAGAGGATCTTCATGAGGTCGAGCTCTGA
- the LOC117849160 gene encoding dihydrolipoyllysine-residue acetyltransferase component 3 of pyruvate dehydrogenase complex, mitochondrial: MSAAQLLRHSRKLRSLQNAVGCERSGLVRYFSSSPGSFVKENGVGKRTGGARFSKHSQPAKELETFALGVSRSYTWTRASNSLIPSAVSGVNGPFSCGQVASARPFSSSADLPPHQEIGMPSLSPTMTEGNIAKWLKKEGDKVSPGEVLCEVETDKATVEMECMEEGYLAKIIQGDGAKEIKVGEIIAITVEEEADIEKFKDYKPSSSAEPVAPAESKAQPEPSQPKVEEKAPTKTPEPKAPKNEEASQSGDRIFASPLARKLAEDNNVPLSSVKGTGPDGRILKADIEDYLAKGGQSEAFAAPGLGYVDIPNAQIRKVTANRLLASKQTIPHYYLTVDARVDKLVKLRGELNPLQDASGGKKISINDLVIKAAALALRKVPQCNSSWMNDFIRQYHNVNINVAVQTEHGLFVPVIRDADKKGLGTIAEEVKQLAQKARDNTLKPADYEGGTFTVSNLGGPFGIKQFCAIINPPQSAILAIGSAEKRVIPGSADGQYEFGSFMSATLSCDHRVIDGAIGAEFLKAFKGYIENPTSMLL; encoded by the exons ATGTCCGCCGCACAGCTTCTCCGTCACTCCCGCAAG CTGCGGAGTTTGCAAAATGCTGTAGGTTGCGAGCGTTCTGGTCTTGTTCGGTATTTCTCTAGCAGTCCCGGCTCCTTTGTCAAGGAAAATG GCGTTGGAAAAAGAACCGGAGGCGCCAGATTTTCCAAGCATAGCCAGCCTGCAAAAGAGCTCGAGACATTTGCACTGGGAGTAAGCAGAAGCTACACTTGGACAAGAGCATCCAACAGCCTTATCCCAAGTGCTGTTAGTGGTGTCAATGGTCCATTCTCATG TGGACAGGTGGCTTCAGCACGGCCATTCTCAAGTAGTGCAG ATCTGCCACCCCATCAAGAAATCGGAATGCCATCACTTTCGCCAACAATGACTGAG GGAAACATTGCCAAGTGGCTTAAGAAGGAAGGAGACAAGGTCTCCCCTGGTGAGGTTCTCTGCGAGGTGGAAACT GATAAAGCCACTGTGGAGATGGAGTGCATGGAAGAGGGCTATCTTGCTAAGATCATTCAAGGAGATGGTGCCAAGGAGATTAAAGTTGGCGAG ATAATTGCTATAACTGTGGAAGAAGAGGCTGACATTGAGAAGTTTAAGGACTATAAGCCATCATCTTCAGCTGAACCTGTAGCTCCTGCTGAATCAAAGGCTCAACCTGAACCTTCACAGCCAAAGGTTGAGGAGAAAGCGCCTACTAAGACTCCTGAGCCCAAGGCCCCGAAGAATGAGGAAGCTTCTCAATCTGGAGATCGCATATTTGCCAGCCCTCTTGCCCGGAAACTCGCTGAAGATAACAAT GTCCCACTGTCAAGTGTGAAAGGTACAGGTCCTGATGGGCGTATTTTGAAGGCAGACATTGAAGACTACTTGG CCAAGGGTGGACAGAGTGAGGCTTTTGCAGCTCCAGGCTTAGGTTATGTTGATATTCCAAATGCACAGATAAGAAAG GTTACTGCAAACCGCCTGCTAGCATCTAAACAAACCATTCCACATTACTACTTGACAGTTGATGCACGTGTTGACAAACTTGTCAA GTTGCGAGGTGAACTGAATCCGCTGCAGGATGCCTCTGGTGGAAAGAAAATATCTATCAATGATCTTGTCATCAAG GCTGCAGCTTTGGCTCTACGAAAGGTCCCTCAATGTAACAGCTCATGGATGAACGACTTTATTCGCCA ATACCACAATGTGAATATCAATGTCGCTGTACAGACAGAACATGGATTGTTTGTTCCAGTAATTAGG GACGCAGACAAGAAGGGACTTGGTACAATTGCCGAGGAGGTGAAGCAGTTGGCTCAAAAAGCAAGGGATAACACCTTAAAACCAGCAGATTATGAG GGTGGCACCTTCACGGTATCAAACTTGGGAGGTCCCTTTGGAATTAAGCAATTCTGCGCCATCATAAATCCTCCTCAGTCTGCAATTTTGGCCATTGGTTCTG CTGAGAAGAGGGTGATACCCGGTTCCGCTGATGGTCAGTATGAGTTCGGTTCGTTCATGTCAGCAACGCTGAGCTGTGACCACAGGGTTATTGATG GTGCAATTGGTGCGGAATTTCTGAAAGCATTCAAGGGCTACATCGAGAACCCAACCTCAATGCTGCTGTGA
- the LOC117849180 gene encoding L-lactate dehydrogenase, with product MKKASSLSELGFDAGDASSGFFRPVSDDATATPTAHRRRLTKVSVIGAGNVGMAIAQTILTRDLADEIALVDAVPDKLRGEMLDLQHAAAFLPRTRLVSDTDLAVTRGSDLAIVTAGARQIPGETRLNLLQRNVALFRKIVPALAEHSPEALLLVVSNPVDVLTYVAWKLSGFPASRVIGSGTNLDSSRFRFLLAEHLDVNAQDVQAYMVGEHGDSSVAVWSSVSVAGMPVLKSLQASHRCFDEEALEGIRRSVVDSAYEVISLKGYTSWAIGYSVASLAASLLRDQRRIHPVSVLARGFHGIAPENDVFLSLPARLGRGGVLGVAEMELTEEEAKKLRRSAKTLWENCQQLGL from the exons ATGAAGAAGGCTTCGTCGCTGTCGGAGCTGGGGTTCGACGCGGGCGACGCGTCGTCGGGCTTCTTCCGCCCCGTGTCCGACGACGCCACCGCCACGCCCACGGCGCACCGCCGGAGGCTCACCAAGGTGTCTGTGATCGGGGCCGGCAACGTGGGCATGGCCATCGCGCAGACCATCCTGACCCGGGACCTCGCCGACGAGATCGCGCTGGTGGACGCGGTCCCGGACAAGCTCCGCGGGGAGATGCTGGACCTGCAGCACGCGGCGGCGTTCCTGCCGCGGACGCGCCTCGTCTCCGACACGGATCTGGCCGTCACCAGGGGCTCCGACCTCGCCATCGTCACCGCGGGGGCGCGCCAGATCCCCGGGGAGACGAGGCTCAACCTGCTGCAGCGGAACGTGGCGCTCTTCAGGAAGATCGTGCCGGCGCTGGCGGAGCACTCGCCGGAGGCGCTGCTGCTCGTCGTGTCCAACCCCGTCGACGTGCTCACCTACGTGGCCTGGAAGCTGTCGGGGTTCCCGGCGAGCCGCGTCATCGGGTCCGGCACCAACCTCGACTCCTCAAGGTTCAGGTTCCTCCTCGCCGAGCACCTCGACGTCAACGCACAGGACGTGCAG GCGTACATGGTCGGCGAGCACGGCGACAGCTCGGTGGCGGTGTGGTCGAGCGTCAGCGTGGCGGGGATGCCGGTGCTCAAGTCGCTGCAGGCGAGCCACCGCTGCTTCGACGAGGAGGCGCTCGAGGGCATCCGCCGCTCCGTCGTCGACAGCGCCTACGAGGTGATCAGCCTCAAGGGCTACACCTCCTGGGCCATCGGCTACTCCGTCGCCAGCCTCGCCGCCTCGCTCCTCCGGGACCAGCGCCGCATCCACCCCGTCTCCGTCCTCGCCAGGGGGTTCCACGGCATCGCGCCCGAGAACGACGTCTTCCTCAGCCTGCCCGCAAGGCTCGGACGCGGCGGCGTGCTCGGCGTCGCGGAGATGGAGCTCACCGAGGAGGAGgccaagaagctccgccgctccGCCAAGACGCTCTGGGAGAACTGCCAGCAGCTCGGCCTCTGA
- the LOC117849186 gene encoding L-lactate dehydrogenase A, producing the protein MKKASSLSELGFDANGAASGFFRPVADDTTPTSHRRRLTKVSVIGAGNVGMAIAQTILTRDLADEIALVDAVPDKLRGEMLDLQHAAAFLPRTRLVSDTDIAVTRGSDLAIVTAGARQIPGETRLNLLQRNVALFRKIVPALAEHSPDAILLIVSNPVDILTYVAWKLSGFPVNRVIGSGTNLDSSRFRFLLAEHLDVNAQDVQAYMVGEHGDSSVAIWSTVSVAGMPVLKSLQESHSSFDEEALESIRRAVVNSAYEVISLKGYTSWAIGYSVANLVASILRDQRRIHPVSVLATGFHGIADDHEVFLSLPARLGRGGVLGVADMELTEEEARRLRQSAKTLWENSQLLGL; encoded by the coding sequence ATGAAGAAGGCTTCGTCCCTCTCCGAGCTGGGCTTCGACGCCAACGGCGCGGCATCGGGCTTCTtccgccccgtcgccgacgACACCACGCCGACGTCGCACCGCCGGAGGCTCACCAAGGTCTCCGTCATCGGCGCCGGCAACGTGGGCATGGCCATCGCGCAGACCATCCTGACGCGGGACCTCGCCGACGAGATCGCGCTGGTGGACGCGGTCCCGGACAAGCTCCGCGGGGAGATGCTGGACCTGCAGCACGCGGCGGCGTTCCTGCCGCGCACGCGCCTCGTCTCCGACACGGACATCGCCGTCACCAGGGGCTCCGACCTCGCCATCGTCACCGCGGGGGCGCGCCAGATCCCCGGCGAGACGAGGCTCAACCTGCTGCAGAGGAACGTGGCGCTGTTCAGGAAGATCGTGCCGGCGCTGGCGGAGCACTCGCCGGACGCCATCCTGCTCATCGTCTCCAACCCCGTCGACATCCTCACCTACGTGGCGTGGAAGCTGTCGGGGTTCCCGGTCAACCGCGTCATCGGCTCCGGCACCAACCTCGACTCCTCCAGGTTCAGGTTCCTCCTCGCCGAGCACCTCGACGTCAACGCGCAGGACGTGCAGGCTTACATGGTGGGCGAGCACGGCGACAGCTCGGTGGCGATATGGTCGACGGTGAGCGTGGCGGGGATGCCGGTGCTCAAGTCGCTGCAGGAGAGCCACAGCAGCTTCGACGAGGAAGCCCTGGAGAGCATCCGGCGTGCCGTCGTCAACAGCGCCTACGAGGTGATCAGCCTCAAGGGATACACCTCCTGGGCCATCGGCTACTCCGTCGCCAACCTCGTGGCCTCCATACTCCGCGACCAGCGCCGCATCCACCCGGTGTCCGTGCTCGCCACCGGCTTCCACGGCATAGCCGACGACCACGAGGTGTTCCTCAGCCTGCCCGCTAGGCTTGGCCGTGGCGGCGTCCTGGGCGTCGCGGACATGGAGCTCACCGAGGAGGAGGCAAGGAGGCTCAGGCAGTCGGCCAAGACGCTCTGGGAGAACAGCCAGCTCCTGGGCCTCTGA